From Tubulanus polymorphus chromosome 9, tnTubPoly1.2, whole genome shotgun sequence, a single genomic window includes:
- the LOC141911346 gene encoding uncharacterized protein LOC141911346: MYCILGAGFIEPIYHNFWAGGLFLFAGIFALISCCSETTCPIVGCMVLSIFASIVALACAVLMGVVAYAASYVDDNVCIKAVNKVVDTSETLTGLADVMQGAVGGVRLSSNLPFIDLLKFLCNYIHGLRVAFCIEAVLGGVELIVAMVQYSVCCRTTCCQGKRPTSQPQQPTTIVYGACTSSPSIGSSWK; the protein is encoded by the exons ATGTATTGTATCCTAG GAGCTGGTTTCATTGAACCAATCTACCACAATTTCTGGGCTGGCGGTCTGTTTCTATTCGCCGGTATATTCGCTCTGATATCGTGCTGTTCGGAAACAACTTGTCCAATAGTCGGCTGTATGGTCCTGTCGATATTCGCGTCGATTGTAGCGCTCGCCTGCGCAGTACTGATGGGAGTGGTGGCGTACGCTGCATCG TATGTTGACGATAATGTGTGTATTAAAGCTGTGAACAAAGTCGTCGACACATCCGAGACGTTGACTGGTTTGGCCGATGTAATGCAGGGAGCTGTCGGCGGGGTTAGACTTAGCAGTAATTTGCCATTCATTGATCTGTTGAAGTTTCTGTGTAACTACATCCATGGTTTAAGGGTGGCGTTCTGTATCGAGGCTGTGCTCGGTGGGGTGGAGCTGATTGTTGCTATGGTCCAGTACAGTGTATGCTGCCGTACCACGTGTTGCCAAGGGAAACGACCGACCTCTCAACCACAGCAACCTACCACCATTGTTTACGG